In Phaeobacter porticola, one DNA window encodes the following:
- the urtE gene encoding urea ABC transporter ATP-binding subunit UrtE: MLSINDLTLHYGHSQILNGITMEAAKGEVTCVMGTNGVGKTSLMRAISGRHPRSGGAVSLDGEPLVVSLPHQLARKGVAYVPQGREIFPLLTVHENLETGFACLPMTEHGVPDRIYSLFPVLHDMRYRRGGDLSGGQQQQLAIARALITRPKLLLLDEPTEGIQPNIIQQIGAVIRQLRDEGDMAIVLVEQYFDFAYDLADQFLVLRRGSVALRGDRDEVSRGDLLAGVSV; this comes from the coding sequence ATGCTGAGTATCAATGATCTGACCCTGCACTATGGGCATTCCCAAATCCTGAACGGGATCACGATGGAGGCCGCCAAAGGGGAGGTAACCTGTGTCATGGGCACCAACGGTGTTGGTAAGACCAGCCTGATGCGGGCGATTTCGGGCCGCCACCCTCGATCAGGGGGGGCTGTGTCACTGGATGGCGAACCATTGGTGGTTTCACTGCCGCATCAGCTGGCCCGCAAAGGGGTTGCCTATGTCCCCCAAGGGCGCGAGATCTTTCCACTGTTGACGGTTCATGAAAACCTTGAAACCGGTTTTGCCTGCCTGCCTATGACAGAGCATGGGGTGCCTGACCGGATCTACAGCCTGTTCCCGGTGCTTCACGATATGCGTTATAGGCGTGGCGGCGATCTGTCCGGCGGTCAGCAACAGCAGCTTGCAATCGCGCGGGCATTGATCACCCGGCCTAAGTTGTTGTTATTGGACGAACCGACCGAGGGCATTCAGCCCAATATCATTCAGCAGATTGGCGCAGTGATCCGCCAGCTGCGTGATGAGGGTGACATGGCAATTGTCTTGGTCGAGCAGTATTTTGATTTTGCCTATGATCTCGCCGATCAATTTCTGGTACTACGGCGCGGGAGTGTCGCGCTCAGAGGCGATCGCGATGAGGTAAGTCGCGGGGATCTGCTGGCGGGCGTATCGGTCTGA
- the urtB gene encoding urea ABC transporter permease subunit UrtB, which yields MTRFLAAGLLLLWGCLAAMAETNRPMQHLLQTQAALIEESSRRTIQPAITALADSGLAQAQEVLQVWQAKSLFRRTADGVFFRAEKAGAGRYDLFDLDSGAARGQAEKIELMQLKPNSGVRALIGTALVKFQLNDPDLLTRQAAVTSILRDPSSAALAPLRSSIATETDLELRALKQRQERLLTMLHDDDTDARVAAIREMSGDLGVDLRATLNPLVKSELRVYDNGPPDNVNVAGERRLGRDITLEAAYAALVARDLAPAQVLPREVKSALEANIVAGRVGGVPLARLSDPQERLNAYDALVRSNLARPFLTDDERAAATARYRYFDIYLTPSEPVTTAAMQALAETDTYVAFNQTADLTLDAISLASIYFLAAIGLAITFGVMGVINMAHGEFIMMGAYTGYVVQLVIPNHTLSILVAIPMAFAVTFGVGVAMERLVIRWLYNRPLETLLATFGISIALQQLAKNIFGTQARPLTAPGWLDGAWIVNDVVSISYIRIAIFGMALAFLALLLFIMRRTRLGLETRAVTQNRGMAASMGINPDRVNMLTFGLGSGIAGIAGVAIGLFAKVTSELGNDYIVQSFMTVVVGGVGSIWGTLAGAVLIGFSQKGIEWLTPSNTLAAQTYMIVLIIIFIQFRPRGIVALRGRAAGD from the coding sequence ATGACACGGTTTCTAGCCGCTGGCTTGCTGCTGCTCTGGGGATGCCTGGCGGCAATGGCTGAGACAAACCGCCCCATGCAGCATCTGTTACAAACGCAGGCGGCTCTCATTGAAGAAAGTTCACGTCGGACCATCCAACCTGCGATCACCGCACTTGCCGACAGTGGTTTGGCGCAGGCCCAAGAGGTGTTGCAGGTCTGGCAGGCGAAATCCCTGTTCCGGCGCACCGCAGACGGTGTATTCTTTCGTGCCGAAAAGGCCGGGGCGGGTCGGTATGATCTGTTTGATCTGGACAGTGGAGCTGCGCGTGGTCAGGCAGAAAAGATAGAGCTGATGCAGCTGAAGCCAAATTCCGGTGTGCGGGCGCTGATTGGAACTGCGCTGGTGAAATTCCAGTTGAACGACCCTGACCTTCTGACACGCCAGGCTGCGGTGACGTCGATCCTGCGCGATCCGTCTTCGGCGGCTCTTGCACCGTTGCGTTCGTCCATTGCGACAGAGACAGATCTGGAGCTGCGCGCGTTGAAGCAACGGCAGGAACGTCTGCTGACGATGCTACATGATGACGACACTGATGCGCGGGTTGCAGCCATTCGAGAGATGTCTGGCGATCTTGGGGTTGATCTGCGCGCAACGCTGAACCCGTTGGTGAAGAGCGAATTGCGTGTTTATGACAATGGACCACCCGACAACGTCAATGTCGCGGGCGAGCGCCGCTTAGGTCGAGATATCACACTTGAAGCTGCCTATGCGGCCCTTGTTGCACGTGATCTGGCACCTGCACAGGTTTTGCCGAGAGAAGTGAAATCGGCACTGGAGGCAAATATAGTAGCGGGTCGCGTCGGAGGTGTGCCGCTGGCACGTCTGTCAGACCCACAGGAACGACTGAACGCCTATGATGCACTGGTAAGAAGCAACCTCGCCCGGCCGTTTCTGACGGATGATGAAAGGGCGGCCGCGACCGCCCGATATCGGTATTTCGATATTTATCTGACTCCATCAGAGCCGGTGACCACTGCTGCGATGCAGGCGCTGGCAGAGACCGATACGTATGTTGCGTTCAATCAGACCGCAGATCTGACGCTGGATGCAATCTCGCTGGCGTCGATCTATTTCCTCGCGGCGATTGGTCTGGCCATCACATTCGGAGTCATGGGGGTGATCAATATGGCGCATGGGGAGTTCATCATGATGGGCGCCTATACCGGCTATGTGGTTCAGCTGGTGATCCCCAACCACACGCTGTCGATCTTGGTGGCAATCCCAATGGCCTTTGCGGTGACCTTTGGCGTCGGCGTTGCAATGGAACGGCTGGTGATCCGATGGCTTTACAATCGGCCTCTGGAGACGCTGTTGGCCACCTTTGGTATTTCTATCGCATTGCAGCAGCTGGCAAAAAATATCTTCGGCACCCAGGCACGTCCGCTGACCGCACCTGGATGGCTGGATGGCGCATGGATTGTTAACGACGTGGTGTCGATCAGCTATATCCGCATCGCGATCTTTGGCATGGCGCTGGCTTTCCTGGCGTTATTGTTGTTCATCATGCGACGCACCCGGCTGGGGCTGGAAACCCGCGCGGTGACGCAGAACCGCGGCATGGCGGCCTCAATGGGGATCAACCCGGACCGGGTGAACATGCTGACCTTTGGTCTTGGCTCTGGGATCGCGGGAATTGCTGGCGTTGCCATCGGGCTGTTTGCAAAAGTCACCTCTGAACTGGGCAATGACTACATCGTGCAAAGCTTTATGACCGTAGTTGTTGGCGGGGTTGGCAGCATCTGGGGCACGCTCGCTGGTGCTGTGTTGATCGGCTTTTCCCAGAAGGGGATCGAGTGGTTGACCCCCTCCAACACCCTGGCGGCGCAGACCTATATGATTGTGCTGATCATTATCTTCATTCAATTCAGGCCGCGCGGCATTGTCGCCCTGCGTGGCCGGGCGGCGGGAGACTGA
- the urtD gene encoding urea ABC transporter ATP-binding protein UrtD, translating into MNPLLEVSGVSVSFDGFKAINNLSFRIGRTELRAIIGPNGAGKTTFMDVVTGKTTPDTGRITWDGKRRSIFARSEARIAREGIGRKFQKPTVFEEQSVQDNLIMAVKADHRPLAVLLYRPTPEHMARVAQLADEIGLTDALHRMAGELSHGQKQWLEIGMLLAQEPRLLLVDEPAAGMTPEEREQTTAILVAAAQTRAVVVVEHDMEFVRRLNCKVTVLHEGSVLAEGSLDHVTADQTVIDVYLGR; encoded by the coding sequence ATGAATCCCTTGCTGGAAGTGTCAGGTGTTTCCGTCAGTTTCGACGGATTTAAGGCGATCAACAATCTGTCGTTTCGGATCGGTCGGACAGAGCTGCGCGCCATCATCGGCCCGAATGGTGCCGGCAAGACAACATTCATGGACGTGGTCACAGGCAAGACAACACCGGACACGGGCCGCATTACCTGGGATGGTAAGCGGCGGTCGATTTTTGCCCGCTCAGAGGCGCGCATTGCACGAGAGGGGATCGGTCGGAAATTCCAGAAGCCAACCGTATTCGAAGAGCAAAGCGTTCAAGACAATCTGATCATGGCAGTAAAAGCGGATCATCGTCCCCTTGCTGTGCTGCTATACCGGCCGACGCCTGAACATATGGCGCGTGTCGCGCAACTGGCGGATGAGATTGGCCTTACCGATGCGCTGCATCGAATGGCAGGAGAGTTAAGCCACGGACAAAAGCAGTGGCTCGAGATCGGTATGTTGCTTGCGCAGGAACCCCGGCTGTTGCTGGTGGATGAGCCCGCAGCGGGAATGACCCCCGAAGAACGGGAGCAGACCACTGCCATTCTGGTCGCCGCCGCCCAGACGCGCGCGGTGGTGGTGGTGGAGCACGACATGGAATTCGTTCGTCGGCTGAACTGCAAGGTCACTGTCCTGCACGAAGGCTCGGTTCTCGCCGAAGGCTCGCTGGATCATGTGACCGCCGACCAAACTGTTATCGATGTCTATCTGGGACGCTGA
- a CDS encoding ABC transporter permease subunit translates to MQHSFFARNPSVLVFVSLLALFTLGVTLLSEGMGADVISTSMIKTLGKTLCLCLVAIAMDLVWGYTGILSLGHFAFFGLGGYMIGMWLMYERTRDAVLASLSQATLPPTPTEVQNAIAHQIFGVVGGDSFPLIWAFADSLTLQLFLVVAVPGLLALVFGWLAFRSRVTGVYLSILTQAMTLALALYLFQNDSGLRGNNGLSGLQNLPGMTGVPQSLVSIWFLWGSALALGLGYMVAAWVVGGKFGSVLRGIRDNEARVRFLGYSVEGYKLVVFTGTACVAGIAGALYYPQAGIINPAEMAPIASIYLAVWVAIGGRGRLYGAVIGAALVSILSSWFTGGQAPDIDLGLFTIQWVDWWQVVLGLGFVLVTLFAPNGAGGLFDLITRRRVARAKQNSGEKRP, encoded by the coding sequence ATGCAGCATTCATTTTTTGCCCGTAACCCCTCTGTTCTGGTGTTTGTTTCGCTGCTGGCGCTGTTCACCCTAGGTGTGACTTTGCTGTCTGAAGGGATGGGAGCAGATGTGATTTCCACATCTATGATCAAGACATTGGGTAAGACGCTTTGCTTGTGTCTGGTGGCCATCGCGATGGATTTGGTCTGGGGGTACACCGGCATTCTCAGTCTTGGACATTTCGCGTTCTTCGGGCTTGGCGGGTACATGATCGGCATGTGGCTGATGTACGAGCGAACCCGTGATGCGGTTCTGGCCTCGCTGTCCCAAGCGACACTGCCACCGACCCCGACAGAGGTACAGAATGCCATTGCTCATCAGATCTTTGGTGTGGTGGGGGGCGATAGTTTCCCGTTGATCTGGGCCTTTGCAGACAGTCTGACGCTTCAGCTGTTTCTGGTGGTGGCAGTGCCTGGCCTATTGGCGCTGGTCTTTGGTTGGCTTGCGTTTCGCAGCCGGGTGACTGGTGTGTATCTGTCGATCTTGACCCAGGCGATGACACTGGCGCTGGCGCTATACCTGTTTCAGAACGACAGCGGCCTGCGCGGCAACAACGGACTGAGCGGACTTCAGAACCTGCCGGGCATGACCGGCGTTCCGCAGTCGCTGGTGTCAATCTGGTTCCTCTGGGGATCTGCACTGGCATTGGGGCTGGGGTATATGGTTGCAGCCTGGGTGGTTGGGGGTAAGTTCGGCTCGGTTTTGCGCGGGATCCGTGACAATGAGGCACGGGTGCGGTTTCTGGGCTATTCCGTCGAAGGCTACAAACTGGTGGTTTTTACCGGGACCGCCTGCGTCGCAGGGATCGCCGGAGCGCTGTACTACCCTCAGGCTGGAATTATCAATCCAGCAGAGATGGCGCCAATTGCTTCGATTTATCTGGCGGTCTGGGTTGCCATAGGCGGCCGCGGCAGACTGTATGGCGCGGTTATCGGCGCGGCGCTGGTGTCGATCTTGTCGAGTTGGTTCACCGGCGGGCAGGCGCCTGACATAGATCTTGGTTTGTTTACGATCCAGTGGGTGGATTGGTGGCAGGTGGTGCTGGGGCTGGGTTTTGTTCTCGTCACCTTGTTCGCGCCCAACGGCGCTGGCGGGCTATTTGATCTGATCACCAGGCGGCGTGTTGCCCGCGCGAAGCAGAACTCCGGGGAGAAGCGGCCATGA